From Vitis vinifera cultivar Pinot Noir 40024 chromosome 14, ASM3070453v1, a single genomic window includes:
- the LOC100256166 gene encoding uncharacterized protein LOC100256166, giving the protein MGSATTQRLIPFAATLIYLILIHSTPASSSLENRTAYEVLEDYNFPVGLLPKGVKGYDLNITTGYISNGKLSTLEGIYVRVFFMWMQIVEILRYGDELFFSVGVLFSVFPIDYFEESPQCGCGFQCGGGQVRMPRINPFVSPYEGS; this is encoded by the exons ATGGGTTCAGCCACAACCCAAAGATTGATTCCTTTCGCAGCAACCCTGATCTACCTAATCCTGATACATTCAACTCCAGCCAGCTCCTCCCTTGAGAACCGAACAGCATATGAGGTTCTTGAGGACTACAACTTCCCAGTCGGCCTTCTTCCCAAAGGGGTCAAAGGCTATGACCTCAACATCACTACAG GTTACATATCAAATGGCAAGCTATCTACCTTGGAGGGTATTTATGTCAGGGTGTTCTTCATGTGGATGCAGATAGTAGAGATCCTCCGGTACGGGGATGAACTTTTTTTCTCTGTGGGAGTTTTGTTCTCCGTATTTCCCATCGACTACTTTGAAGAAAGTCCTCAATGTGGGTGTGGCTTCCAATGTGGTGGTGGGCAAGTAAGGATGCCTAGAATAAACCCTTTCGTTTCTCCTTATGAAGGGAGTTGA
- the LOC100252793 gene encoding uncharacterized protein LOC100252793, whose translation MGSATAQRLISLAATFCLILIKAIPGNSSPTAYEVLEGYDFPVGLLPKGVRSYDLNATTGQFSAYFNDSCSFRQASYQLKYKPAIKGYISNGKLSSLEGISVKVVFMWMDIKEIIRSGDNLDFSVGVGKTGFPVDYFEDSPQCGCGLNCGRRQARKLGINPFALSW comes from the coding sequence ATGGGTTCAGCCACAGCCCAAAGACTGATTTCTCTAGCAGCAACTTTCTGCCTAATTCTGATCAAGGCAATTCCAGGCAACTCCTCCCCAACAGCATATGAGGTTCTTGAAGGCTACGACTTCCCAGTTGGCCTTCTTCCCAAAGGGGTCAGAAGCTATGATCTCAACGCCACCACAGGTCAATTCTCAGCCTACTTCAATGATAGCTGCAGCTTCCGTCAAGCCTCATACCAATTGAAGTACAAGCCCGCTATCAAAGGTTACATATCAAATGGCAAGCTATCTAGTTTGGAAGGTATCAGTGTAAAGGTGGTTTTCATGTGGATGGACATAAAAGAGATCATCAGGAGCGGCGATAATCTTGATTTCTCTGTGGGGGTTGGGAAGACGGGGTTTCCTGTTGACTACTTTGAGGACTCTCCTCAATGTGGGTGTGGCCTGAACTGCGGTCGTAGGCAAGCAAGGAAGCTTGGAATAAACCCTTTTGCTTTGTCTTGGTAG
- the LOC100251008 gene encoding uncharacterized protein LOC100251008 has product MDSAATQRLISLAATFCLILIHTPPANSFNNTPSAYDVLEAYNFPIGLLPYGVRGYDFNDTTGQFSAYFSHSCSFSGGFYQLKYEPTIKGYLSNGMLSSLEGVSVKLFFLWIDISEIIRNGDGLDFYVWILSTRFPVDYFEEPPQCGCGINCSPRQVRKLRAN; this is encoded by the coding sequence ATGGATTCAGCTGCAACCCAAAGATTGATTTCTCTAGCAGCAACTTTCTGCCTAATCCTCATACATACACCTCCAGCCAACTCCTTCAATAACACCCCATCAGCATATGACGTTCTTGAGGCCTACAACTTCCCAATTGGCCTTCTTCCCTATGGGGTCAGAGGCTATGATTTCAACGACACAACAGGTCAATTTTCAGCCTATTTCAGTCATAGTTGCAGCTTCTCTGGAGGCTTCTACCAATTGAAGTACGAGCCCACCATCAAAGGTTACTTATCAAATGGCATGCTATCTAGCCTGGAAGGCGTCAGTGTGAAGTTGTTCTTTTTGTGGATAGACATATCAGAGATCATCAGGAATGGAGATGGTCTTGATTTCTATGTGTGGATTCTGTCCACCAGGTTTCCTGTTGACTACTTTGAGGAGCCTCCTCAATGTGGGTGTGGCATAAATTGCAGTCCTAGGCAAGTAAGGAAGCTTAGAGCAAATTAA
- the LOC100247685 gene encoding uncharacterized protein LOC100247685: protein MDSATTQRLLISLAATLCLILIHSPPVTSANENPTAYEVLQDYNFPVGLLPEGVLGYELNSTTGKFVAYLNDTCSFSEGAYQLKYLSTIKGNISNGKLDSLEGVSVKFFHVWMNIVEILRRGNDIDFSVGVGKAWFPIEYFEESPQCGCGMNCGRRQARKLLTNPSVSP from the coding sequence ATGGATTCAGCCACAACCCAAAGATTATTGATTTCTCTAGCAGCAACCCTCTGCCTAATCTTGATACATTCACCTCCAGTCACCTCCGCCAATGAAAACCCTACTGCATACGAGGTTCTTCAGGACTACAACTTCCCAGTAGGCCTACTTCCAGAAGGGGTCCTAGGTTATGAACTCAACTCCACCACGGGAAAATTCGTAGCCTATCTCAATGATACCTGCAGCTTCTCTGAAGGCGCATACCAATTGAAATACCTGTCCACTATCAAAGGTAACATATCAAACGGCAAGCTAGATAGCTTGGAAGGTGTCAGTGTGAAGTTCTTCCATGTGTGGATGAACATTGTAGAGATCCTCCGGCGGGGCAACGATATTGATTTCTCTGTGGGGGTTGGCAAAGCCTGGTTCCCTATTGAGTACTTTGAGGAGTCTCCTCAATGTGGGTGTGGCATGAACTGCGGTCGTAGGCAAGCAAGGAAGCTCCTTACAAATCCTTCTGTTTCTCCTTAA
- the LOC100242551 gene encoding uncharacterized protein LOC100242551 — translation MDSATSQRLSISLAATLSLILIHLTLVNSFTEIPTAYEVLEDYNFPVGLLPEEVVTGYKLNHRTGEFSAYLNDSCSVYEGGYRLKYEPTIKGYISNGKISSLEGVSVMFFHKWRKIVEILRRDNHIHFSAGVARDRFHIKDFEESPQCVCGMNCFPTS, via the coding sequence ATGGATTCAGCCACAAGCCAAAGATTATCGATTTCTCTAGCAGCAACCCTCTCCCTAATCCTGATACATTTGACTCTAGTCAACTCTTTCACTGAAATCCCAACAGCATACGAGGTTCTTGAGGACTACAACTTCCCAGTTGGCCTTCTTCCAGAAGAGGTGGTGACAGGCTACAAGCTCAACCACAGAACAGGTGAATTCTCAGCCTATCTCAATGATAGCTGCAGCGTCTATGAAGGAGGATACCGTTTGAAATACGAGCCCACTATCAAAGGTTACATATCAAACGGCAAGATATCTAGCTTGGAAGGTGTTAGTGTGATGTTCTTTCATAAGTGGAGAAAAATTGTTGAGATCCTCCGGCGTGACAATCATATTCATTTCTCTGCGGGGGTGGCAAGAGACAGGTTCCATATTAAGGACTTTGAGGAATCTCCTCAATGTGTGTGTGGCATGAACTGCTTTCCTACTTCCTAG
- the LOC100264841 gene encoding uncharacterized protein LOC100264841, whose protein sequence is MDSATSQRLSISLAATLSLILIHLTLVNSFTEIPTAYEVLEDYNFPVGLLPEEVVTGYKLNHRTGEFSAYLNDSCSVYEGGYRLKYEPTIKGYISNGKISSLEGVSVMFFHKWRKIVEILRRDNHIHFSAGVARDRFHIKDFEESPQCVCSMNCFPTS, encoded by the coding sequence ATGGATTCAGCCACAAGCCAAAGATTATCGATTTCTCTAGCAGCAACCCTCTCCCTAATCCTGATACATTTGACTCTAGTCAACTCTTTCACTGAAATCCCAACAGCATACGAGGTTCTTGAGGACTACAACTTCCCAGTTGGCCTTCTTCCAGAAGAGGTGGTGACAGGCTACAAGCTCAACCACAGAACAGGTGAATTCTCAGCCTATCTCAATGATAGTTGCAGCGTCTATGAAGGAGGATACCGTTTGAAATACGAGCCCACTATCAAAGGTTACATATCAAACGGCAAGATATCTAGCTTGGAAGGTGTTAGTGTGATGTTCTTTCATAAGTGGAGAAAAATTGTTGAGATCCTCCGGCGTGACAATCATATTCATTTCTCCGCGGGGGTGGCAAGAGACAGGTTCCATATTAAGGACTTTGAGGAATCTCCTCAATGTGTGTGTTCCATGAACTGCTTTCCTACTTCCTAG